Proteins encoded by one window of Esox lucius isolate fEsoLuc1 chromosome 4, fEsoLuc1.pri, whole genome shotgun sequence:
- the LOC105025815 gene encoding ras-GEF domain-containing family member 1C, with the protein MPQTACPAAGTMFTPTGFSPHLAICSDADTEEEEGPRESPGPGAWPSDGPPITSASLDTLIQHLVPTTDYYPEKAYVFTFLLSARLFISPPELLARLCETCIKQQHLDQSPLDTAKVRKFGPKILQLLTEWTETFPTDFREEKMVGLFKDIIHRIAPCDEAYWKTLNQVLQTLNQKLAAITQGEESIVRVNTSSVSSISDKLVAFKAKPPPIQKDMLSICHDPYTLAQQLTHVELEHLSNIGPEEFVQAFVQKDPLDSSQPCFSDQKKTTNLEAYVRWFNRLCYLVATEICMPAKKKQRAQVIEFFIDVARECFNIGNFNSLMAIISGMNMSPVSRLKKTWGKAKTAKFFILEHQMDPTGNFYNYRTALRGAAHRSQTANSNREKIVIPFFSLLIKDIYFLNEGCANRLPNGHVHFAKFVELARQVGEFMTWKQIECPFETDRSILHYLHTAPIFSEDGLYLASYESESPENQVEKDRWKALRSNILGKTKELKEHHGS; encoded by the exons ATGCCCCAGACTGCGTGCCCAGCAGCAGGCACCATGTTCACCCCCACTgggtttagcccccacctggcCATCTGCTCTGATGCTGATACTGAGGAGGAAGAAGGCCCCCGGGAGTCCCCGGGCCCTGGGGCTTGGCCATCTGATGGACCCCCCATCACCTCAGCCTCCCTAGACACTCTCATCCAGCACCTGGTGCCCACCACAGACTACTACCCAGAG AAAGCCTATGTATTTACATTCCTGCTGAGTGCTCGTCTGTTCATCTCTCCTCCTGAGCTGCTGGCCAGACTCTGTGAGACCTGCATCAAACAGCAGCACCTGGACCAGAGTCCACTGGACACG GCCAAAGTGAGGAAGTTTGGTCCCAAGATCTTACAGCTGCTCACAGAGTGGACAGAGACATTCCCCACAGACTTCAGAGAGGAGAAGATGGTGGGGCTGTTTAAAGACATCATCCACAGGATAGCCCCCTGCGATgag GCATACTGGAAGACACTGAACCAGGTCTTACAGACCCTAAACCAGAAGCTGGCAGCCATCACCCAGGGAGAGGAGAGCATTGTCAGAGTGAacacctcctctgtctcctccatctCAGACAAACTGGTGGCCTTCAAAGCCAAACCTCCGCCCATCCAGAAGGACATGCTGTCTATCTGCCACGACCCCTACACCCTGGCACAGCAACTGACCCATGTGGAACTG GAACACCTAAGTAATATTGGCCCGGAGGAGTTTGTCCAAGCCTTCGTTCAGAAAGATCCCCTGGACAGCTCCCAG CCATGTTTCAGTGACCAGAAGAAGACCACCAACCTGGAAGCTTATGTCAGGTGGTTCAACAGGCTGTGCTACCTTGTGGCCACTGAGATCTGCATG CCTGCTAAGAAGAAGCAGAGAGCCCAGGTGATCGAGTTCTTCATCGACGTGGCCAGAGAATGCTTTAACATCGGCAATTTCAACTCTCTCATGGCCATTATCT CTGGTATGAATATGAGTCCTGTATCGCGTCTGAAAAAGACCTGGGGGAAAGCCAAGACAGCAAAGTTCTTCATCTTGGAG CATCAGATGGATCCTACTGGAAACTTCTACAACTACAGGACAGCCCTCAGGGGAGCGGCCCACCGGTCCCAAACTGCTAACAGCAACAGGGAGAAG ATTGTGATTCCCTTCTTCAGTCTACTGATCAAAGATATCTACTTCCTGAATGAGGGATGTGCCAACCGCTTGCCTAATGGCCATGTCCATTTTGCA AAATTTGTGGAGTTGGCACGTCAGGTGGGAGAGTTCATGACGTGGAAACAGATAGAGTGTCCATTTGAGACTGACCGGAGCATCCTCCACTACCTCCATACAGCTCCCATCTTCAGTGAGGATG GACTCTACTTGGCATCATATGAGAGTGAGAGCCCAGAGAACCAGGTGGAGAAGGACAGATGGAAAGCACTCAG GTCTAATATTCTGGGGAAGACAAAAGAGCTAAAAGAGCACCATGGCAGCTAA